A window of the Arachis duranensis cultivar V14167 chromosome 5, aradu.V14167.gnm2.J7QH, whole genome shotgun sequence genome harbors these coding sequences:
- the LOC107488254 gene encoding transcription initiation factor IIE subunit beta has protein sequence MSLQGKLDSFKKQQAKCQSTLSSIAASKAANQKQKQNPAPAAASPVPAIKFSNDTERLQQINGIRKAPVGAQMKRVIELLYETRQAFTPEQINEACYVDMRANKDVFENMRKNPKVKFDGERFSYKSKHDVKDKSQLLYLIRKFPEGIAVIDLKDSYPAVMEDLQGLKAAGQIWLLSNFDSQEDIAYPNDPRVPIKVDDDLKQLFRGIELPRDMLDIERDLQKNGMKPATNTAKRRSAAQMQGITPKAKPKAKKTEISKRTKLTNAHLPELFQKLKDS, from the exons ATGTCGCTGCAAGGAAAGCTGGACAGCTTCAAGAAGCAGCAGGCGAAGTGCCAGTCGACGCTGTCAAGCATCGCGGCGTCGAAGGCTGCCAATCAAAAACAGAAACAGAATCCTGCTCCGGCAGCAGCTTCTCCGGTGCCGGCAATTAAATTCTCAAATGACACAGAGAGGCTTCAACAGATCAACGGTATCCGCAAAGCCCCCGTTGGGGCTCAGATGAAGCGTGTCATTGAACTCCTCTATGAG ACAAGGCAGGCTTTTACACCAGAACAGATAAATGAGGCTTGCTATGTGGATATGAGGGCAAACAAAGATGTTTTTGAGAATATGAGGAAAAACCCCAAAGTCAAATTTGATGGGGAACGATTCTCTTACAAG TCGAAGCATGATGTTAAGGACAAAAGTCAGTTGCTCTACCTGATTCGCAAGTTTCCGGAGGGCATTGCTGTTATTGACTTGAAGGATTCTTATCCAGCTGTGATGGAGGACTTGCAG GGTTTGAAAGCCGCAGGGCAGATTTGGCTGCTATCCAACTTTGATTCACAAGAAGACATTGCATATCCTAATGATCCCAGGGTACCCATTAAGGTTGATGATGACCTGAAACAGCTTTTTCGGGGGATTGAATTGCCTCGTGATATGCTTGACATAGAGAGGGATCTCCAAAAGAATGGAATGAAGCCTGCTACTAACACTGCAAAGAGGAGGAGTGCGGCGCAAATGCAAGGCATTACTCCCAAGGCCAAGCCCAAGGCTAAGAAGACCGAGATCAGCAAGAGGACTAAGCTCACCAATGCCCATCTTCCAGAGCTTTTCCAGAAATTGAAAGATTCCTGA
- the LOC107488251 gene encoding thaumatin-like protein 1 has product MGYSLSLPLCSILIYASFLTLVNAANFEIVNNCPYTVWAAASPGGGMRLDRGQTWNIWVAPGTTMGRIWGRTGCNFDGNGQGHCQTGDCTGGLQCQGWGVPPNTLAEFALNQYANQDFYDISVIDGFNIPMDFYPLNGGCHKISCTADIIGQCPNELRVQGGCNNACPVFHSNEYCCTDPQASCGPTYYSRFFKDRCPDAYSYPKDDPTSLFTCPAGSNYRVVFCPLGSSKFPLLMPGTRSIQ; this is encoded by the coding sequence ATGGGTTACTCACTCAGCCTCCCACTCTGCTCCATCCTCATCTATGCCTCTTTTCTCACCTTAGTAAATGCAGCAAACTTTGAGATCGTCAACAATTGTCCCTACACTGTCTGGGCCGCTGCTAGTCCAGGCGGAGGTATGCGCCTGGACCGAGGCCAGACATGGAACATTTGGGTGGCACCCGGCACTACCATGGGCCGCATTTGGGGTCGCACCGGATGCAACTTTGATGGCAATGGTCAAGGCCATTGCCAAACTGGAGATTGCACCGGTGGACTCCAATGCCAAGGCTGGGGTGTCCCACCCAACACCTTGGCCGAATTCGCATTGAACCAATATGCTAACCAAGATTTCTATGACATCTCAGTTATAGATGGATTCAACATCCCCATGGACTTCTACCCTCTAAATGGTGGGTGTCACAAGATCAGCTGCACCGCCGACATTATCGGACAGTGTCCTAACGAGTTGCGAGTACAAGGAGGGTGTAACAACGCTTGCCCGGTGTTCCACAGCAATGAGTATTGCTGCACCGATCCGCAAGCTAGCTGTGGACCCACATATTACTCGAGATTCTTCAAAGATAGGTGCCCTGATGCTTATAGCTACCCTAAAGATGATCCAACCAGCCTTTTCACTTGCCCTGCAGGTTCTAACTACAGGGTTGTGTTCTGTCCTTTGGGGTCATCTAAATTTCCTCTTTTGATGCCTGGAACTAGGAGCATTCAGTAG
- the LOC107488150 gene encoding tetraspanin-10-like, with product MGVGTSTFIIKWINFITMLLAIAVIVFGMWMSNHHDGCRKSLTVPMIGLGAFIFFISVIGFIGALKRSSILLWIYLIMLCFILVGILIFTVLAFIVTNNGSGHSVAGLRYKEYQLQDYSSWFLKQINNSHNWEHLRGCLVKSEDCSILSKKYKTLKQYKSAKLTPIEAGCCGPPSECGYPAVNASYYDLTFHPISSNIDCKLYKNSRAIKCYDCDSCKAGVAQYMKTEWRVVAIFNVALFLVLSIIYFVGCCARRSAARNQHSKA from the exons atgGGAGTAGGAACTAGCACTTTTATTATCAAATGGATCAACTTTATCACCATG CTTTTGGCAATAGCAGTTATAGTATTTGGGATGTGGATGAGCAATCATCATGATGGATGCAGAAAGTCTCTTACTGTTCCTATGATCGGCCTTGGAGCATTCATTTTCTTCAT ATCTGTGATTGGCTTCATAGGCGCTCTGAAAAGAAGCTCCATACTGTTATGGATT TATCTAATCATGCTGTGTTTCATCTTGGTGGGAATCCTGATCTTCACAGTGCTGGC GTTCATTGTGACTAATAATGGATCAGGTCATAGTGTGGCTGGCTTGAG GTATAAGGAATATCAACTCCAAGATTATAGTTCATGGTTTCTCAAGCAA ATTAACAATTCTCATAACTGGGAGCACTTGAGGGGTTGCCTAGTCAAATCTGAAGACTGCAGTATACTTTCCAAGAAATACAAG ACTCTTAAACAATATAAATCAGCTAAATTGACCCCAATTGAAGCTGGTTGCTGCGGACCACCTTCTGA ATGTGGATATCCTGCTGTAAATGCATCGTACTATGATTTGACCTTTCACCCAATTAGCTCCAACATTGACTGCAAGCTGTACAAAAATTCTCGTGCCATCAAATGCTATGATTGTGATTCATGCAA GGCTGGCGTGGCACAATACATGAAAACTGAGTGGAGAGTTGTTGCAATCTTTAATGTTGCTTTATTTCTTGTCTTG TCAATTATATACTTTGTGGGATGCTGTGCACGACGAAGTGCTGCCAGGAACCAACATTCAAAAGCTTGA
- the LOC107488128 gene encoding remorin 1.4-like, which produces MESSQLHSVDSVQVKELEKPDPPTASAVSHQSLEEPKEHAITAPLVQKVEDSAGNKGTVDSVDRDAELARVVSEKRLALIKAWEESEKTKAENRQENLERKKVEYAEKMKNKIADIHRSAEEKRAMVEAQKREEFIEFEETAAKFRSSGRTPAKFFACFKA; this is translated from the exons ATGGAATCATCACAGCTACACTCTGTGGATTCTGTTCAAGTCAAGGAATTGGAGAAACCAGACCCTCCAACTGCAAGTGCTGTGAGCCATCAGAGCCTGGAGGAGCCTAAAGAGCATGCCATCACTGCTCCACTTGTTCAAA AGGTTGAAGATTCTGCTGGCAACAAGGGTACAGTGGATTCAGTTGACAGAG ATGCTGAGCTTGCAAGAGTAGTTTCGGAGAAACGATTGGCTTTAATTAAAGCATGGGAAGAAAGTGAAAAGACCAAAGCAGAGAATAGGCAA GAAAACttggaaagaaagaaagtagaatatgcagaaaagatgaagaataagatAGCTGATATTCATAGGTCAGCAGAAGAGAAAAGGGCAATGGTTGAAGCTCAAAAGAGGGAAGAGTTTATCGAGTTCGAGGAAACAGCTGCAAAGTTTCGTAGTAGTGGTCGTACACCAGCCAAATTCTTTGCATGTTTTAAagcataa
- the LOC107488253 gene encoding methyl-CpG-binding domain-containing protein 13 (The sequence of the model RefSeq protein was modified relative to this genomic sequence to represent the inferred CDS: added 291 bases not found in genome assembly), protein MGETQLEESEATNRQISSKTKSGSKLIVEKTFEHPEWLPDGWNVDFKTRKSGSAMGQGYKCYINPHGKKFYSKLEVLRYLETIKGNNCNSRKEESNTIHSPNNDALEKPMVETSRTENSMAGKPKAGKPRGEKSTTGKPRSQKSTAEKSTVEKPRVEKSTTEKSTAEDLPPGWIIEVKERKNSKINRKDLLYIDPESGYVFRSKKDALRYLESGDISSCAIKPFKREIQDEDKLSPASTVKKQKIKQSGINRQLFAGKEISDESSLELPDANSSEKRQHVEVSSGMMAPFVPTGESIGQIQSLKNGVAYPPKTKKMSDPDDVQNKNDVVNVVENASKKNHSNPTVSKNRGFSVAHRSSPRLAAAEPDQLTNSLTSEQCLEVPRRNLRRGSQGLAADDHSLKESKLLASEIAKSGEICSDLNKSSNKKEPSVPRRASKRLAGSEPELMSNSLSYERAPEYNKSKKSKSGINTNLLSRDGEAGLKLVEHGSMNGLSSTRGRKHPQTLPVTKDKLDKRKNEEMNDEKSELEQSLAFHYSWSDPSLEFAIKTLTGTLPAEDSVANRPIVISETDKLPENDVFKNDTGSNSDKKPKVNSSKSKKKKEPKVPTRLSKRLSGHDPEVLPTETAPEYSTRKSGKNKPDANEILTNGASGKLHAGEESSNLIVHASDMLKTSKCGESSNGDELQKSQTVPNEQQRGPEAESINERSEPQFPVQFGDNWSDPCVEFAVKTLTGSVTVDAANVPVVTLDVNDPPNEELSENAVQKSSDAAADNNNHCQIKEVLNAPVCRPSEQCLEQGQPELGSNPTSYQSDPAFASSVSCGDEGKITRNSDGGQSLHVEAGNMTQIDINTLFFDDPFTEDEQILEDNSIAEQAQPGTEATNRDNSEREFCVSFMDTWSDPCLEFAFKTLTGDIQVEENMAGQGCFPEHANRHDQRNGGSALPEISMSPSFLSRSHIAEKSVLPQPPSLSHSFLSQNHMAEKSMPPQPPSLSHSFLSQSHMAEKSVPPQPPSMSPSFLSRSHMAEKSVPPQPPSMSPSFLSGSHMAEKSMPPQPPSMSPSFLSGSHMAEKSVPTQPPSLSPSFLSRSHIAEKSVPTQPPSMSPSFLSLSHMAEKSVPAQLPSMSQPFLSLSHIADKPMPAQPPSMSPSFFPPTQQSSQQSSMNSSIFPEEKSSQQHTGTDAQRHYSQYNINFQRR, encoded by the exons ATGGGAGAAACCCAACTTGAAGAGTCTGAAGCAACTAATAGACAGATCAGCAGTAAAACAAAGTCCGGTTCTAAACTG CCCAAGGCTGGGAAGCCCAGGGGTGAGAAGTCTACGACTGGGAAGCCCAGGTCTCAGAAGTCCACAGCTGAGAAGTCCACAGTTGAGAAGCCCAGGGTGGAGAAGTCCACCACTGAGAAGTCCACAGCTGAGGATTTACCACCTGGCTGGATAATAGAAGTCAAAgaaaggaagaacagcaaaatcaatagaaaagATTTG TTATATATAGATCCAGAGAGTGGATATGTATTCCGTTCCAAGAAGGATGCACTGCGCTATCTCGAGTCTGGAGATATAAGTTCGTGTGCGATTAAACCATTTAAACGGGAAATCCAAGATGAAGATAAATTATCT CCGGCATCTACAGTcaaaaagcagaaaataaagcaGTCTGGAATTAACCGACAACTTTTTGCCG GCAAAGAAATATCCGATGAAAGCAGCTTAGAATTGCCAGATGCTAACAGCTCAGAAAAAAGGCAACATGTGGAGGTGTCTTCTGGAATGATGGCTCCTTTTGTTCCTACAGGGGAATCTATTGGCCAAATTCAATCGTTAAAGAATGGAGTTGCATACCCTcccaaaacaaagaaaatgtcTGATCCAG ATGATGTGCAAAATAAGAATGATGTTGTCAATGTGGTTGAAAATGCTAGTAAGAAGAATCACAGTAACCCTACTGTATCAAAAAACAGGGGGTTCAGTGTGGCTCACCGGTCTTCGCCGAGACTTGCCGCAGCAGAACCTGACCAATTGACTAACAGCCTGACCAGTGAACAGTGTCTTGAAGTtccaagaagaaacttgagaagaggTAGTCAGGGTTTGGCCGCTGACGATCACTCTTTGAAAGAATCCAAATTGCTTGCAAGTGAGATTGCTAAAAGTGGAGAAATTTGTTCCGACTTGAACAAATCCAGCAACAAGAAAGAGCCTTCGGTTCCTCGGCGAGCATCAAAAAGACTTGCTGGATCTGAGCCTGAGCTGATGAGCAACTCCCTCTCCTATGAAAGAGCTCCGGAATATAATAAAAGCAAAAAGTCTAAAAGTGGGATCAATACAAACTTGCTTTCACGTGATGGTGAGGCAGGGCTGAAGCTTGTAGAACATGGATCAATGAATGGATTGTCATCCACCAGAGGGAGGAAACACCCCCAAACCTTGCCTGTAACCAAAGATAAACTGGATAAACGTAAAAATGAGGAAATGAATGATGAGAAATCAGAACTTGAGCAATCTCTGGCATTCCATTATTCTTGGTCTGACCCAAGTTTGGAGTTTGCAATTAAGACCCTCACTGGCACATTACCTGCAGAGGATTCAGTTGCTAACAGACCTATAGTGATTTCTGAAACAGATAAGTTGCCTGAAAATGATGTGTTTAAGAATGATACAGGAAGCAACAGTGACAAAAAACCCAAGGTAAATTCAAGTAAatccaagaagaagaaagagccTAAAGTGCCTACGCGATTGTCTAAGCGACTTTCTGGCCATGATCCTGAGGTACTTCCTACTGAAACAGCACCTGAATATTCCACTAGAAAATCAGGTAAGAATAAACCAGATGCAAATGAGATTTTAACTAATGGAGCATCCGGGAAGCTTCATGCTGGGGAAGAATCATCCAACCTTATTGTTCATGCATCTGACATGTTGAAAACTAGCAAATGTGGTGAATCATCGAATGGTGATGAGTTGCAAAAATCACAAACTGTTCCCAATGAACAACAACGGGGGCCTGAAGCTGAAAGTATTAATGAGAGATCAGAGCCACAGTTCCCTGTACAGTTTGGGGACAACTGGTCGGATCCATGTGTAGAATTTGCAGTTAAGACTCTCACTGGTTCGGTGACTGTTGATGCTGCCAATGTGCCTGTTGTGACACTTGATGTCAATGACCCACCAAATGAGGAATTGTCGGAGAATGCAGTGCAGAAGAGCAGTGATGCTGCTGCCGATAACAACAATCATTGCCAGATCAAGGAAGTGCTTAATGCACCAGTTTGCCGGCCATCGGAACAATGCTTAGAGCAAGGGCAACCTGAGTTGGGATCCAACCCTACATCCTATCAAAGTGATCCTGCATTTGCAAGTAGTGTGTCTTGCGGTGATGAAGGCAAAATAACAAGGAACTCTGATGGGGGACAATCTCTACATGTTGAAGCTGGGAATATGACGCAAATTGATATAAACACACTCTTTTTTGACGACCCATTCACAGAAGATGAACAGATTCTTGAGGATAATTCTATTGCAGAACAAGCACAGCCTGGAACAGAAGCTACAAACCGTGATAACTCTGAAAGAGAGTTTTGTGTTTCCTTCATGGACACTTGGTCAGACCCATGCTTAGAATTTGCATTTAAGACTCTCACGGGAGATATCCAAGTTGAGGAAAATATGGCGGGGCAAGGATGTTTCCCGGAACATGCGAACCGACATGACCAGAGAAATGGTGGCTCGGCATTACCAGAAATATCAATGAGCCCTTCATTCCTCTCCCGAAGTCACATAGCAGAGAAATCCGTGCTGCCACAACCACCATCATTGAGCCATTCCTTCCTCTCCCAAAATCACATGGCAGAGAAATCCATGCCGCCACAACCACCATCATTGAGCCATTCATTCCTCTCCCAAAGTCACATGGCAGAGAAATCCGTGCCGCCACAACCACCATCAATGAGCCCTTCATTCCTCTCACGAAGTCACATGGCAGAGAAATCCGTGCCGCCACAACCACCATCAATGAGCCCTTCCTTCCTCTCCGGAAGTCACATGGCAGAGAAATCCATGCCGCCACAACCACCATCAATGAGCCCTTCCTTCCTCTCCGGAAGTCACATGGCAGAGAAATCTGTGCCGACACAACCACCATCATTGAGCCCTTCCTTCCTCTCCCGAAGTCACATTGCAGAGAAATCTGTGCCGACACAACCACCATCAATGAGCCCTTCCTTCCTCTCCCTAAGTCACATGGCAGAGAAATCTGTGCCGGCACAACTACCATCAATGAGCCAGCCCTTCCTCTCCCTAAGTCACATAGCAGATAAACCCATGCCGGCACAACCACCATCGATGAGCCCTTCTTTCTTCCCCCCGACACAACAGTCATCACAACAGTCATCGATGAACTCTTCAATCTTCCCCGAAGAAAAATCAAGCCAGCAGCACACAGGAACCGATGCGCAGAGGCATTATTCTCAGTacaacattaattttcaaagaAGGTAA